Proteins encoded together in one Kitasatospora albolonga window:
- a CDS encoding B/F/G family RNA polymerase sigma-70 factor → MTAMSVRATGATAPMGDELTGARTDVGAEELPWVEDAGKVAPKDARALSKVFFDRLQVLEEGTHEYQYARNTLIEMNLSLVRFAASRFRNRGGDDTEDIIQVGTIGLIKAIDRFDLSREVEFATFAVPYIVGEIKRFFRDTTWSVHVPRRLQELRVDLAKAKEQLSAELDRDPTVKELAAHLDLPEEEIIEGLVAANGYSAGSLDTPSADSESGKEQRAYADVLGENDPAMETVENLHTLAPLLEQLDDRERRIVQMRFGAEMTQAQIGAELGVSQMHVSRLLTRIVKQLRKGMSVEA, encoded by the coding sequence ATGACGGCGATGTCTGTGCGAGCCACCGGAGCGACGGCGCCGATGGGCGACGAGCTCACAGGCGCGCGGACCGACGTCGGCGCCGAGGAACTGCCCTGGGTCGAGGACGCCGGGAAGGTCGCCCCCAAGGACGCGCGGGCCCTGTCCAAGGTCTTCTTCGACCGCCTCCAGGTTCTGGAGGAGGGCACCCACGAGTACCAGTACGCGCGCAACACCCTGATCGAGATGAACCTCTCGCTGGTCCGTTTCGCCGCGTCCCGGTTCCGCAACCGGGGCGGCGACGACACCGAGGACATCATCCAGGTCGGCACGATCGGGCTGATCAAGGCGATCGACCGCTTCGACCTCTCCCGCGAGGTCGAGTTCGCCACCTTCGCCGTCCCCTACATCGTGGGCGAGATCAAGCGCTTCTTCCGCGACACCACCTGGTCCGTGCACGTACCGCGCCGCCTCCAGGAGCTGCGGGTCGACCTCGCCAAGGCGAAGGAGCAGCTCTCCGCCGAGCTGGACCGCGACCCCACGGTCAAGGAGCTCGCCGCCCACCTCGACCTGCCCGAGGAGGAGATCATCGAGGGGCTCGTGGCCGCCAACGGCTACTCCGCTGGCTCCCTCGACACCCCCTCGGCCGACAGCGAGTCGGGCAAGGAGCAGCGCGCGTACGCCGATGTGCTCGGCGAGAACGACCCGGCCATGGAGACCGTCGAGAACCTGCACACCCTGGCACCGCTGCTGGAGCAGCTGGACGACCGGGAGCGCCGGATCGTGCAGATGCGGTTCGGGGCCGAGATGACGCAGGCGCAGATCGGTGCGGAGCTGGGCGTCTCCCAGATGCATGTGTCGCGGCTGCTGACCCGGATCGTGAAGCAGTTGCGCAAGGGGATGAGCGTGGAGGCGTGA
- a CDS encoding short-chain dehydrogenase, which translates to MTVTEDSPELAPGTDEFGPGIDPERLAVCLSVLDELDRIEVDHPDAIAVRRATAGIYRTVKQRRRQERRAAKTAHDRAVTEATATGSAERIDDETQGVLPSSSTVGEIAGILQRPRSCYICKTRYVEVDAFYHQLCQPCAAENRARRDARTDLTGRRALLTGGRAKIGMYIALRLLRDGAHTTITTRFPNDAIRRFKAMEDSADWIHRLKIVGIDLRDPAQVVALADSVAAEGPLDILINNAAQTVRRSPQAYSELVAAESAPLPPGALPAAEVIGTFNSGTVDRVAALPAARKEGLSAQEVTDLALVTGSASPARIAAGTAIDAGGLVPDLHDTNSWVQTVEDVEPIELLEVQLCNSTAPFILISRLRPAMAATAAKHSYVVNVSAMEGVFSRGYKGAGHPHTNMAKAALNMLTRTSAQEMFEKDGILMTAVDTGWITDERPHPDKMRLAEEGFHAPLDLVDGAARVYDPIVRGEGGEALYGCFLKDYAPANW; encoded by the coding sequence ATGACGGTGACAGAGGACAGCCCGGAGCTCGCTCCCGGAACCGACGAGTTCGGTCCCGGTATCGACCCGGAGCGGCTGGCCGTCTGCCTGAGCGTGCTCGACGAGCTCGACCGGATCGAGGTCGACCACCCGGACGCCATCGCCGTCCGCCGCGCCACCGCCGGGATCTACCGGACCGTGAAGCAGCGCCGCCGCCAGGAGCGCCGGGCCGCCAAGACCGCCCATGACCGCGCCGTCACCGAGGCGACCGCGACCGGCTCGGCCGAGCGCATCGACGACGAGACCCAGGGCGTCCTGCCCTCCTCCTCCACCGTCGGCGAGATCGCCGGGATACTCCAGCGCCCCCGGTCCTGCTACATCTGCAAGACCCGGTACGTCGAGGTGGACGCGTTCTACCACCAGCTCTGCCAGCCCTGCGCCGCGGAGAACCGCGCCCGCCGCGACGCCCGCACCGACCTCACCGGGCGCCGGGCGCTGCTCACCGGCGGCCGGGCGAAGATCGGCATGTACATCGCGCTGCGGCTGCTGCGCGACGGCGCCCACACCACCATCACCACCCGCTTCCCCAACGACGCGATCCGCCGCTTCAAGGCGATGGAGGACAGCGCCGACTGGATTCACCGGCTGAAGATCGTCGGCATCGACCTCCGCGACCCGGCCCAGGTCGTCGCGCTGGCCGACTCCGTCGCCGCCGAGGGCCCGCTCGACATCCTGATCAACAACGCGGCCCAGACGGTACGCCGGTCCCCGCAGGCGTACAGCGAGCTCGTGGCCGCCGAGTCCGCCCCGCTGCCCCCGGGCGCGCTGCCCGCCGCCGAGGTCATCGGCACCTTCAACAGCGGTACGGTCGACCGCGTCGCCGCCCTGCCCGCCGCCCGCAAGGAGGGCCTCAGCGCCCAGGAGGTCACGGACCTGGCGCTGGTCACCGGCTCCGCATCCCCGGCCCGGATCGCCGCGGGCACCGCGATCGACGCGGGCGGCCTCGTCCCGGACCTGCACGACACCAACAGCTGGGTCCAGACGGTGGAGGACGTCGAGCCGATCGAGCTCCTCGAGGTCCAGCTCTGCAACTCCACCGCCCCCTTCATCCTGATCAGCCGGCTCCGCCCGGCCATGGCCGCGACGGCCGCCAAGCACTCCTATGTCGTCAACGTCTCCGCGATGGAGGGCGTCTTCAGCCGGGGCTACAAGGGAGCGGGTCACCCGCACACCAACATGGCCAAGGCCGCGCTCAACATGCTCACGCGCACCAGCGCCCAGGAGATGTTCGAGAAGGACGGCATCCTGATGACGGCCGTGGACACCGGCTGGATCACCGACGAGCGCCCGCACCCGGACAAGATGCGCCTCGCCGAGGAGGGCTTCCACGCCCCGCTCGACCTCGTCGACGGCGCGGCCCGGGTCTATGACCCGATCGTGCGCGGCGAGGGCGGCGAAGCGCTCTACGGCTGCTTCCTCAAGGACTACGCCCCCGCGAACTGGTAG